Proteins encoded by one window of Hylaeus volcanicus isolate JK05 chromosome 7, UHH_iyHylVolc1.0_haploid, whole genome shotgun sequence:
- the LOC128880146 gene encoding unconventional myosin-XVIIIa-like isoform X5 produces the protein MLRTSQNDLTGSRQIERKGLLWLLDEETVCPGGSDETFLDRLFSHYGDRDYQMLLRKAPGNNQFILQHLLGTNPVLYTATGWLKATREHPVTKSAITILQESIREDVRKLFISARGAGVSGTLCSSMSGLEGSQSLRRASSIRRTFTAVKRKNVCLQVKFTVDGLVETLRRTRVKFIHCILPQHNSGCTDNKSLLSVKSNQSEDNVINVPLLRSQIRGSQIIDAVRLHKVGFPKHMALGEFRRRFGLLSTDFNARPSSPIADERRAVEDMLLTVDIDPATYRVGQSQIFFRSGTLERFEAQRDEKLTGHIILLQARCRGYLARRKLNTLKLQDLAVRCIQRNIRKWMSVREWAWWRLYIKVAPLLNVHRTEDQLKAKTEELEILRAKVERLEQERNHLKRDNDILEAKLSEISADFAEEHSTSTLAAERINAETSERLRLERELQDVTVAHKNLQQATERLEMELLYARAADLNGVASDVEEGEDGGVYKQRYEHAVRELEFTKRKMTQQHEDDLEQLVGLKKQLEKKLADAYEEVEEQRQVVGQWKRRVQKLNGEMHDLRLLLEEQTTRNNLLEKKQRKFDSETQNLLNDLRQEKAQRERVAREKEIAIAEKFTIEQNLSDARLEIELKEERLRTLSQELEELTFGGKTEEEVAHLKKAKHELEKRVKDQEEELDDLAGQVQLLEQAKLRLEMSIEQQRKEMRKEMQLRDEELEDVRGSALKKVKALESQLENEHEERTILLREKHELERRLVAIEEQDRTERAIEAETMHRLKRDLKRTKALLRDAQTMLERSKGESTGKAALRQLKNQLEDAECARAVAIKAKQALELELNEIQASLDEALRQRSEVEERASIANRERTELLSQLEENEEELAEVLKKYRAAVQQVSTEQGQLQEAQIQITALETEKSSLKDQLLELTQRLESVEQLGDPTANSLVTRRLEFRTKELESKLELEQTTRARLETQIARLKENVEKLQIESALLRTKEQTAQDAARRLQKSLREAREEVNSAVAREQEATRAHRELEKSLEAAEAETKIARDDLRLALQRIDDLQSAIQGELDLDCSEEATTENSDSD, from the exons ATGTTGCGAACTAGTCAAAATGACCTCACTGGAAGTAGGCAAATCGAGCGAAAGGGTCTTTTATGGTTGTTGGACGAAGAAACAGTATGTCCAGGAGGTAGCGATGAGACATTTCTCGATCGACTGTTTTCACATTACGGTGATCGAG ATTATCAAATGCTCTTAAGAAAGGCGCCTGGTAACaaccaatttattttacaacatttGTTGGGTACCAATCCTGTACTCTACACGGCAACGGGATGGCTTAAAGCTACGCGAGAGCACCCTGTCACAAAAAGTGCTATTACGATCCTCCAAGAAAGCATAAG AGAAGATGTAAGGAAGTTGTTTATAAGCGCCCGCGGGGCTGGAGTATCTGGAACTTTATGTAGCTCGATGTCTGGCTTGGAAGGTTCTCAATCTTTAAGAAGAGCTTCGAGTATTCGACGAACGTTTACGGctgtgaaaagaaaaaacgtctGTTTGCAAGTGAAATTTACTGTA GACGGGCTTGTCGAAACTTTGCGGAGGACTCGAGTCAAATTCATCCATTGTATATTGCCGCAACACAATTCCGGGTGTACCGATAATAAGAGTTTGTTATCTGTAAAATCAAATCAAAGCGAAGACAACGTCATCAATGTACCTCTTTTGCGTTCACag ATCCGTGGAAGTCAGATAATCGACGCTGTTCGTCTGCATAAAGTCGGATTTCCTAAGCACATGGCTTTAGGTGAGTTCAGAAGACGATTCGGTTTATTATCAACTGACTTTAACGCACGACCGAGTAGTCCCATAGCCGACGAACGACGTGCCGTGGAGGACATGCTGTTGACCGTTGACATAGATCCTGCTACGTACAGAGTTGGTCAAAGTCAG atatttttcaGATCGGGGACTCTAGAACGATTCGAGGCTCAAAGAGATGAGAAGCTAACTGGACATATTATTCTTCTTCAAGCAAGATGTAGGGGTTATCTGGCACGTCGTAAACTCAACACTTTGAAA tTGCAAGACCTTGCGGTTAGATGCATACAGAGGAACATCAGAAAATGGATGTCTGTAAGAGAATGGGCATGGTGGagattatatataaaagttgCACCTTTACTGAACGTTCATCGGACCGAAGATCAATTGAAGGCAAAAACG GAAGAACTGGAGATTCTCCGAGCCAAGGTCGAAAGGCTGGAACAGGAACGCAATCACCTAAAACGTGACAACGACATACTGGAAGCTaag CTAAGCGAGATATCCGCCGACTTTGCAGAAGAACATTCGACTTCGACGTTGGCAGCGGAGAGAATCAACGCGGAGACGTCTGAACGTTTACGGCTCGAGAGAGAACTTCAAGATGTGACTGTTGCTCATAAGAATCTTCAGCAGGCAACCGAACGTTTGGAAATGGAGCTCCTGTACGCAAGAGCCGCCGATTTAAACGGAGTCGCGTCCGACGTTGAGGAGGGCGAGGATGGTGGGGTTTATAAACAGAGGTACGAGCATGCTGTGAGGGAACTTGAATTCACTAAACGAAAAATGACCCAACAGCATGAGGATGACCTCGAACAACTAGTCGGGCTTAAGAAACAATTGGAGAAAAAG TTAGCCGATGCCTATGAGGAGGTTGAAGAACAACGTCAGGTCGTTGGACAATGGAAGAGACGTGTACAAAAACTGAACGGAGAAATGCACGACCTAAGACTTTTATTAGAAGAACAAACAACCAGAAACAATCTTTTAGAGAAAAAGCAACGCAA GTTTGATTCGGAAACACAGAATCTACTGAACGATCTTCGACAAGAAAAAGCGCAACGCGAGAGGGTGGCTAGAGAAAAAGAGATTGCAATCGCAGAGAAGTTCACCATAGAGCAGAATCTGAGT GATGCGAGGCTAGAGATTGAGTTGAAGGAAGAAAGATTGCGAACGTTGAGCCAAGAACTCGAAGAGCTGACTTTTGGCGGCAAGACAGAAGAGGAAGTAGCGCATTTAAAGAAAGCCAAGCACGAATTGGAGAAAAGAGTGAAAGATCAAGAAGAGGAACTGGACGATCTCGCTGGCCAAGTACAACTTCTCGAGCAAGCGAAGTTGAGACTTGAAATGAGCATCGAGCAACAGCGTAAGGAAATGCGCAAAGAAATGCAGTTGCGGGACGAAGAATTAGAAGACGTACGGGGCTCTGCGCTTAAGAAAGTTAAAGCTCTAGAATCACAGTTGGAAAACGAGCACGAGGAGAGGACAATTCTGCTTCGCGAGAAACACGAATTGGAACGTCGCTTGGTGGCTATCGAAGAACAGGATAGAACTGAGCGTGCTATAGAAGCTGAAACCATGCACAG GTTGAAGAGAGATCTAAAGAGGACGAAAGCGCTCCTCAGAGATGCTCAAACGATGCTCGAGAGATCTAAAGGAGAGTCGACGGGCAAGGCAGCGTTACGGCAATTGAAGAATCAGTTGGAGGATGCTGAGTGTGCTAGAGCAGTTGCGATAAAGGCGAAACAGGCGTTGGAGTTGGAATTAAATGAGATACAAGCCTCACTCGACGAAGCGCTACGGCAACGTTCCGAGGTGGAGGAGCGCGCTAGTATAGCCAATCGTGAGCGAACCGAATTACTCTCTCAACtggaagaaaacgaagaagagcTCGCAgaa GTTTTAAAGAAGTATCGAGCAGCGGTTCAACAAGTATCTACGGAACAGGGACAGTTACAAGAGGCGCAAATACAAATCACCGCTCTGGAGACGGAGAAGTCCTCGTTGAAAGATCAACTTTTGGAACTGACTCAACGACTAGAGTCCGTGGAGCAACTCGGAGATCCTACGGCAAATAGCCTCGTCACGAGACGATTGGAATTTCGCACCAAAGAACTTGAAAGTAAACTTGAACTGGAACAAACGACAAGAGCACGTTTGGAA ACTCAAATAGCAAGATTGAAAGAAAACGTTGAGAAGCTGCAAATTGAATCGGCATTGCTGAGAACGAAGGAACAGACTGCCCAAGACGCTGCAAGAAGATTGCAAAAGTCGTTGCGCGAAGCGAGAGAAGAAGTGAACTCTGCAGTGGCGCGTGAACAAGAGGCTACGCGAGCTCACCGCGAATTGGAGAAGTCTCTCGAGGCTGCAGAAGCGGAGACCAAAATCGCCAGAGATGACCTCCGATTGGCGCTTCAAAGAATCGACGACTTGCAAAGCGCTATTCAGGGTGAACTCGATTTGGATTGCAGCGAAGAAGCAACGACCGAAAACAGCGATAG CGATTGA
- the LOC128880146 gene encoding unconventional myosin-XVIIIa-like isoform X1, with protein sequence MFNFMKKATEKDDKEKRKREKKERKDVKKRDRSSMSAEELLRLDEVRRSLKIPGRRKEKQKLPSGITADYSASFFAYLDRDLLENSQNSANSGESLRGGNNLSNKTHDGLTQSDSSEISLTSLTIASTTSTVTLTDVTDCTGKNLPPLPPKPPKRGILKGSRLNISGMANTSEESALSNGDEVNYQEASNLLVRNTLQNEMIAYQNVPTHLSGFGNAVNIEESCRGQEMQTGPSLWQISPQRSVQQNQQQQQQYHHHYHTVHHQGDTKLLQVVTSASPSADSLTDTTNSSFATPPFSLSPVGESQGFSRWRSSASFEEQGVELQLPEIVPIELPEPRELTIHRQPPPRNDFGFSLRRVVIVKRSTGGVAQMKSVIFAEPGSLVQNNNDTGLLPGDRLIEVNGIDVDDKSREEIIDFIKRSGTSVTVRVQPVAELSELSRRSATDGQAELAVTNSSTLCHRGNLRFHDNVARSEEHLAQEQEWLNYETIWLLHRGGFTLATKYNSADPDTGKLKIRLIASGEELLVDEEDIEKANPPQFDKVEDLTRLRFLNESSVLHTLRQRYASNLIHTYAGDSMIIINPVVPLAIYSEKVALMFRGYKTEDMPPHIYAMAQTAYKGMLATRRDHSLVFLGRSGSGKTTNFKHVLHYLVLAAGTVNKILTIEKLNAVFTVLEAFGNCRTHMNSNATRFTQLFSLDFDQSGQIASASLQVLLLEKSRIGKGTNGDPTFHAIYRLLAGAEGVLRKELHLTNLVAENNPFITPLQKHEDKQRAMVEFNRIVAAFRILGISETDEKVIWLVLTSIYHLSCAGAVKIGTSSQSRWQFGRVECAEKAATLLGTTVEELSRIVFSSNGGGAGTPNTPRPALRTPSPTEQSKDFAGLDALEALLIGLYSEAFHCIAALINRSISSSVHTVATLLLCDSPGFQNPATCGRQTGACFEDLCHNYLHERLQLLFHHTTLVAPKDRYVQEGIDVDYEDDCDELGIGSPQALISLLDRGSSQGATMLRTSQNDLTGSRQIERKGLLWLLDEETVCPGGSDETFLDRLFSHYGDRDYQMLLRKAPGNNQFILQHLLGTNPVLYTATGWLKATREHPVTKSAITILQESIREDVRKLFISARGAGVSGTLCSSMSGLEGSQSLRRASSIRRTFTAVKRKNVCLQVKFTVDGLVETLRRTRVKFIHCILPQHNSGCTDNKSLLSVKSNQSEDNVINVPLLRSQIRGSQIIDAVRLHKVGFPKHMALGEFRRRFGLLSTDFNARPSSPIADERRAVEDMLLTVDIDPATYRVGQSQIFFRSGTLERFEAQRDEKLTGHIILLQARCRGYLARRKLNTLKLQDLAVRCIQRNIRKWMSVREWAWWRLYIKVAPLLNVHRTEDQLKAKTEELEILRAKVERLEQERNHLKRDNDILEAKLSEISADFAEEHSTSTLAAERINAETSERLRLERELQDVTVAHKNLQQATERLEMELLYARAADLNGVASDVEEGEDGGVYKQRYEHAVRELEFTKRKMTQQHEDDLEQLVGLKKQLEKKLADAYEEVEEQRQVVGQWKRRVQKLNGEMHDLRLLLEEQTTRNNLLEKKQRKFDSETQNLLNDLRQEKAQRERVAREKEIAIAEKFTIEQNLSDARLEIELKEERLRTLSQELEELTFGGKTEEEVAHLKKAKHELEKRVKDQEEELDDLAGQVQLLEQAKLRLEMSIEQQRKEMRKEMQLRDEELEDVRGSALKKVKALESQLENEHEERTILLREKHELERRLVAIEEQDRTERAIEAETMHRLKRDLKRTKALLRDAQTMLERSKGESTGKAALRQLKNQLEDAECARAVAIKAKQALELELNEIQASLDEALRQRSEVEERASIANRERTELLSQLEENEEELAEVLKKYRAAVQQVSTEQGQLQEAQIQITALETEKSSLKDQLLELTQRLESVEQLGDPTANSLVTRRLEFRTKELESKLELEQTTRARLETQIARLKENVEKLQIESALLRTKEQTAQDAARRLQKSLREAREEVNSAVAREQEATRAHRELEKSLEAAEAETKIARDDLRLALQRIDDLQSAIQGELDLDCSEEATTENSDSD encoded by the exons atgtttaactttATGAAGAAAGCCACGGAAAAGGACGACAAGGAGAAGAGGAAGCGCGAGAAGAAGGAGCGAAAAGATGTGAAGAAACGAGACCGCAGTAGCATGTCCGCCGAAGAATTGCTACGTTTGGACGAA GTTCGAAGGTCATTGAAGATTCCTGGGCGTAGAAAGGAGAAGCAGAAACTGCCAAGTGGCATCACCGCAGACTACAGTGCCTCATTTTTCGCCTACTTGGACCGCGATCTGTTGGAAAACTCGCAGAATTCAGCAAATTCTGGCGAGAGTTTGCGCGGTGGGAACAATTTGTCGAACAAGACGCACGATGGTTTGACGCAGAGCGACTCCTCGGAGATATCCCTGACTTCTTTGACCATCGCTAGCACAACCTCCACGGTAACGTTGACGGACGTTACCGACTGCACGGGAAAGAACTTGCCACCGTTACCACCGAAACCTCCCAAACGTGGGATTCTGAAAGGATCACGTTTGAACATCAGTGGTATGGCGAACACCTCCGAGGAGAGCGCATTGTCGAACGGTGACGAAGTTAACTACCAAGAGGCTAGTAATTTATTAGTGAGAAACACTTTGCAAAACGAGATGATAGCTTATCAGAATGTACCCACGCATTTGTCGGGATTTGGGAACGCTGTAAATATAGAAGAATCTTGCAGAGGACAAGAGATGCAGACTGGTCCGAGTTTGTGGCAAATCTCACCTCAACGATCTGTTCAACAGAatcagcagcaacagcaacagtaCCATCATCATTATCATACTGTACATCATCAGGGTGATACGAAACTTCTGCAG GTAGTAACTAGCGCGAGTCCCTCGGCAGACTCTTTGACCGATACGACGAATTCGAGTTTTGCGACTCCACCCTTCAGCTTGTCGCCAGTAGGGGAATCCCAAGGTTTCTCAAGATGGCGATCGTCAGCGTCGTTCGAGGAACAGGGTGTCGAATTACAACTCCCCGAAATTGTTCCCATCGAACTTCCTGAGCCCAGGGAATTGACGATTCATAGACAACCACCGCCTCGAAACGATTTTGGATTTTCCTTGCGTCGAGTCGTGATCGTCAAACGATCCACGGGCGGCGTTGCGCAAATGAAATCGGTGATTTTTGCAGAACCTGGTTCCTTGGTACAAAACAACAATGACACTGGCTTGTTGCCTGGCGATAGATTGATCGAGGTTAATGGGATCGACGTGGACGATAAATCGCGCGAGGAAATCATAGACTTCATCAAACGATCTGGCACTAGTGTCACTGTACGA GTGCAGCCAGTGGCAGAACTTTCAGAATTATCAAGGCGAAGTGCTACCGATGGACAAGCTGAGCTTGCAGTCACCAATAGCAGTACGCTTTGTCACCGTGGAAATTTGCGGTTTCACGATAATGTG GCACGATCGGAAGAGCATCTAGCACAAGAGCAAGAATGGCtaaattatgaaacaatttgGTTACTGCATCGAGGTGGGTTTACTCTTGCGACAAAGTATAATTCAGCAGATCCAGATACAGGAAAGCTGAAAATTCGTTTGATCGCTTCTGGTGAGGAACTTCTCGTCGACGAAGAAGACATCGAAAAg GCCAATCCGCCACAGTTCGACAAAGTTGAAGATCTCACACGTTTACGGTTTTTGAATGAATCCTCCGTTCTTCACACATTGAGACAACGTTACGCTAGTAATTTAATTCACACTTACGCAGGAGATAGTATGATTATTATCAATCCAGTGGTACCATTGGCAATTTACTCAGAAAAG gtGGCCCTCATGTTCAGGGGATATAAGACTGAAGATATGCCACCGCATATTTACGCAATGGCGCAAACAGCCTATAAAGGAATGTTGGCAACTCGAAGGGACCATTCTTTAGTTTTTCTTGGTCGTAGTGGGTCAGGCAAaactacaaattttaaacacgTACTTCATTACCTTGTATTGGCTGCGGGTACAGTTAataag ATCTTGACTATTGAAAAGCTCAACGCCGTCTTCACAGTCCTGGAAGCTTTTGGAAATTGTAGAACACACATGAACTCGAACGCAACGCGTTTCACACAACTTTTTAGCTTGGACTTTGACCAATCAGGGCAAATAGCTTCAGCCTCTTTACAG GTACTACTTTTGGAGAAGTCGAGGATAGGCAAAGGAACAAACGGTGATCCAACTTTCCACGCAATTTATCGTTTGCTAGCAGGTGCTGAAGGTGTCTTGAGAAAGGAATTGCATCTTACCAATTTAGTCGCGGAAAATAATCCGTTCATTACACCCCTTCAGAAGCACGAGGATAAACAACGAGCCATGGTTGAGTTCAATCGGATCGTGGCCGCGTTCAGAATCCTCGGCATTTCTGAGACAGACGAGAAGGTTATTTGGCTGGTGCTCACTAGTATATATCATCTAAGTTGCGCGGGTGCTGTTAAAATTGGTACTAGCTCGCAAAGTCGTTGGCAGTTTGGCAGAGTGGAATGCGCGGAGAAAGCTGCCACGTTGTTGGGTACTACTGTCGAGGAACTGAGTAGAATAGTCTTTTCCTCTAATGGAGGAGGTGCTGGTACACCGAATACTCCAAGACCTGCTCTTCGAACGCCAAGTCCTACAGAGCAAAGTAAAGACTTCGCAGGTCTTGACGCCCTCGAAGCCCTCCTCATCGGACTTTACTCCGAAGCATTCCATTGCATCGCGGCTCTTATCAACAG aTCCATATCATCCTCTGTGCACACGGTAGCAACTTTGTTGCTCTGCGATTCACCAGGTTTTCAGAATCCTGCCACATGTGGAAGACAAACCGGAGCATGCTTCGAAGACCTTTGccataattatttacacgaacGCTTGCAACTACTCTTTCATCATACAACACTAGTGGCGCCGAAAGACAG GTACGTCCAAGAAGGAATCGATGTAGATTATGAAGACGACTGTGACGAACTTGGTATTGGATCGCCTCAAGCTTTGATTTCGCTGTTAGATCGTGGGAGTTCACAAGGTGCCACGATGTTGCGAACTAGTCAAAATGACCTCACTGGAAGTAGGCAAATCGAGCGAAAGGGTCTTTTATGGTTGTTGGACGAAGAAACAGTATGTCCAGGAGGTAGCGATGAGACATTTCTCGATCGACTGTTTTCACATTACGGTGATCGAG ATTATCAAATGCTCTTAAGAAAGGCGCCTGGTAACaaccaatttattttacaacatttGTTGGGTACCAATCCTGTACTCTACACGGCAACGGGATGGCTTAAAGCTACGCGAGAGCACCCTGTCACAAAAAGTGCTATTACGATCCTCCAAGAAAGCATAAG AGAAGATGTAAGGAAGTTGTTTATAAGCGCCCGCGGGGCTGGAGTATCTGGAACTTTATGTAGCTCGATGTCTGGCTTGGAAGGTTCTCAATCTTTAAGAAGAGCTTCGAGTATTCGACGAACGTTTACGGctgtgaaaagaaaaaacgtctGTTTGCAAGTGAAATTTACTGTA GACGGGCTTGTCGAAACTTTGCGGAGGACTCGAGTCAAATTCATCCATTGTATATTGCCGCAACACAATTCCGGGTGTACCGATAATAAGAGTTTGTTATCTGTAAAATCAAATCAAAGCGAAGACAACGTCATCAATGTACCTCTTTTGCGTTCACag ATCCGTGGAAGTCAGATAATCGACGCTGTTCGTCTGCATAAAGTCGGATTTCCTAAGCACATGGCTTTAGGTGAGTTCAGAAGACGATTCGGTTTATTATCAACTGACTTTAACGCACGACCGAGTAGTCCCATAGCCGACGAACGACGTGCCGTGGAGGACATGCTGTTGACCGTTGACATAGATCCTGCTACGTACAGAGTTGGTCAAAGTCAG atatttttcaGATCGGGGACTCTAGAACGATTCGAGGCTCAAAGAGATGAGAAGCTAACTGGACATATTATTCTTCTTCAAGCAAGATGTAGGGGTTATCTGGCACGTCGTAAACTCAACACTTTGAAA tTGCAAGACCTTGCGGTTAGATGCATACAGAGGAACATCAGAAAATGGATGTCTGTAAGAGAATGGGCATGGTGGagattatatataaaagttgCACCTTTACTGAACGTTCATCGGACCGAAGATCAATTGAAGGCAAAAACG GAAGAACTGGAGATTCTCCGAGCCAAGGTCGAAAGGCTGGAACAGGAACGCAATCACCTAAAACGTGACAACGACATACTGGAAGCTaag CTAAGCGAGATATCCGCCGACTTTGCAGAAGAACATTCGACTTCGACGTTGGCAGCGGAGAGAATCAACGCGGAGACGTCTGAACGTTTACGGCTCGAGAGAGAACTTCAAGATGTGACTGTTGCTCATAAGAATCTTCAGCAGGCAACCGAACGTTTGGAAATGGAGCTCCTGTACGCAAGAGCCGCCGATTTAAACGGAGTCGCGTCCGACGTTGAGGAGGGCGAGGATGGTGGGGTTTATAAACAGAGGTACGAGCATGCTGTGAGGGAACTTGAATTCACTAAACGAAAAATGACCCAACAGCATGAGGATGACCTCGAACAACTAGTCGGGCTTAAGAAACAATTGGAGAAAAAG TTAGCCGATGCCTATGAGGAGGTTGAAGAACAACGTCAGGTCGTTGGACAATGGAAGAGACGTGTACAAAAACTGAACGGAGAAATGCACGACCTAAGACTTTTATTAGAAGAACAAACAACCAGAAACAATCTTTTAGAGAAAAAGCAACGCAA GTTTGATTCGGAAACACAGAATCTACTGAACGATCTTCGACAAGAAAAAGCGCAACGCGAGAGGGTGGCTAGAGAAAAAGAGATTGCAATCGCAGAGAAGTTCACCATAGAGCAGAATCTGAGT GATGCGAGGCTAGAGATTGAGTTGAAGGAAGAAAGATTGCGAACGTTGAGCCAAGAACTCGAAGAGCTGACTTTTGGCGGCAAGACAGAAGAGGAAGTAGCGCATTTAAAGAAAGCCAAGCACGAATTGGAGAAAAGAGTGAAAGATCAAGAAGAGGAACTGGACGATCTCGCTGGCCAAGTACAACTTCTCGAGCAAGCGAAGTTGAGACTTGAAATGAGCATCGAGCAACAGCGTAAGGAAATGCGCAAAGAAATGCAGTTGCGGGACGAAGAATTAGAAGACGTACGGGGCTCTGCGCTTAAGAAAGTTAAAGCTCTAGAATCACAGTTGGAAAACGAGCACGAGGAGAGGACAATTCTGCTTCGCGAGAAACACGAATTGGAACGTCGCTTGGTGGCTATCGAAGAACAGGATAGAACTGAGCGTGCTATAGAAGCTGAAACCATGCACAG GTTGAAGAGAGATCTAAAGAGGACGAAAGCGCTCCTCAGAGATGCTCAAACGATGCTCGAGAGATCTAAAGGAGAGTCGACGGGCAAGGCAGCGTTACGGCAATTGAAGAATCAGTTGGAGGATGCTGAGTGTGCTAGAGCAGTTGCGATAAAGGCGAAACAGGCGTTGGAGTTGGAATTAAATGAGATACAAGCCTCACTCGACGAAGCGCTACGGCAACGTTCCGAGGTGGAGGAGCGCGCTAGTATAGCCAATCGTGAGCGAACCGAATTACTCTCTCAACtggaagaaaacgaagaagagcTCGCAgaa GTTTTAAAGAAGTATCGAGCAGCGGTTCAACAAGTATCTACGGAACAGGGACAGTTACAAGAGGCGCAAATACAAATCACCGCTCTGGAGACGGAGAAGTCCTCGTTGAAAGATCAACTTTTGGAACTGACTCAACGACTAGAGTCCGTGGAGCAACTCGGAGATCCTACGGCAAATAGCCTCGTCACGAGACGATTGGAATTTCGCACCAAAGAACTTGAAAGTAAACTTGAACTGGAACAAACGACAAGAGCACGTTTGGAA ACTCAAATAGCAAGATTGAAAGAAAACGTTGAGAAGCTGCAAATTGAATCGGCATTGCTGAGAACGAAGGAACAGACTGCCCAAGACGCTGCAAGAAGATTGCAAAAGTCGTTGCGCGAAGCGAGAGAAGAAGTGAACTCTGCAGTGGCGCGTGAACAAGAGGCTACGCGAGCTCACCGCGAATTGGAGAAGTCTCTCGAGGCTGCAGAAGCGGAGACCAAAATCGCCAGAGATGACCTCCGATTGGCGCTTCAAAGAATCGACGACTTGCAAAGCGCTATTCAGGGTGAACTCGATTTGGATTGCAGCGAAGAAGCAACGACCGAAAACAGCGATAG CGATTGA